Genomic segment of Populus nigra chromosome 14, ddPopNigr1.1, whole genome shotgun sequence:
TCTTGGTAAGAAATCATTCTGATTTTGCACTTTGTAACTTTTGTTCTCCATTAACATCTTGAtggtatgttttttaataacagTTGTTAAGTCACTTGAACTGACGAAACGGCTCCATTCTTTCCATGTAtcatttttcctatgatttaaTCTCATTCCTTGCATGCTATCAAATACTTTCATGTATTGACAAGAGAAAAAGTCCTCAATCAAGTATTATGCAAATCATGTCCAGAAGATACTAGAATCCCCCAATTTCATGAGATATGTCAAGTGTTTTTCATATGACCTACATGGATTTTGGTCAAggggtgtttgagagtatagtagcacagttgcttttcaaattgctTCTCActcataaatacatcaaaataatttaaaagtttttttttgacatcggcacattaaaacgattggaaaacataaaaatttaagaaaaaaattgaattttagccAACCTCCATTTGGGCCACAATCCCAAATGGGGGAGTGTCATAGGGTTAATTTCTCATTGAAACTTTCCAGCTCCTATGCGGCAGCCCAGCCCTCTACAAGACTCAACCTTTCCTCTTTCGATCCACTCATATTTGTCTAGCAACTACATGTTTCCCCTCTCCTCAAGGTTTCCCCATACTCTCTCCTGTTATGAGACAAGCAGAACACATAAATAGAAAGGATGAAATGTATACAAAGCACACAAATTATTACAGGAAACAATtacaacctttattaatctcaacaAAAGGGAAATACACAAATCTGTATGTGCGCGATGCTCAGAACTTGCATGCTATACACCCAAGTTAGCATCCCTTACACAacctatttatagacaagcataTGAAATGTTACAAAGTATACTATTATCTCTACATTCTACATTTTAGGAAGTAgttgcccccccccccctctcttcaTGAATTTAGGGGGTGGTTTTGACCTCTTGATACCATGATCTTAGTGTCTTGAGAAACAATCCCAACCATGTTTCCATGTTCAGCAGTCATGCCCCCATGATCTGGACACCCATTTCCCCCATTAAGCCATGATCATAACAATCCACTATACTGCTGCGTAACTGTCATTCCATGCTGTCAAATCTGCTGTGTTTGCTGCCTGCCTTGGACTGCCCATCGTCCAAGTCCAAGTCCAAACTCGCATCAGCCCACTGCTCGCATAGGCCACTGCTGCTGAATTTGACAGTCTCATGAACTGCCACTGTCCACAATGTCTTTTTAGCAATGTTCTGTCAGCGTTTCATGTTGTATTTTGACTCCATTACAAACTAGCCTGTTTGAGATTCAAAGCATTGGGTATGGATGCTCGAACCTGATAATGCATGAATTTCCAGAGTTTGGAGTGACGGGCATGAAATTAGAACTCAATGTAGTTCAAGCCTTCTCAtctctagtattttttttagtctctGAATTCATCTACCTGTGTGCATGTATTTCTCTTGCTCTTTCTGCCTAGGAATCTTTCTAGCATTGTTTCTTTTCCATCAGAAACTTAACTTGAGCATTAGGGTCAAACTCATTGGGGACAGTAACATGAATCCTTTTCCTCCGTGCTGCAGATCTCAGccgatttattttttgtatgatgTTGCTAGAGTTTTGCATTGACTATGAACCTACTGCATACCTTTTTTTATCTGATATTGAGACTAGAGGCTCTGTTGAGGTGTAAAACAagacaaacaatttttttgtagTGGCTATCTGCAATGCAAGATAAAATGTTCtgcttaaaaaaattttggttgTCACTTCTAATTTTCTTAAACTTTGCAGATGTCTTGAGGAAGCTTTTGGGTGTGTTCCCCAACTTGGCCATGACAACTGATTCATCATGTACAACTGCTCTACACACTGCTGCAACTCAAGGGCACATTGATGTGGTCAATCTTCTTTTAGAAACAGATGCAAATCTTGTTAAGATTGCACGGAATAATGGTAAGACTGTCCTCCATTCAGCTGCAAGGATGGGGCACTTGGAAGTTGTGAGGTCCCTCCTAATCAAGGATTCAAGCACTGGTTTTAGGACTGATAAAAAAGGACAAACTGCATTGCACATGGCTGTGAAAGGGCAAAATGAGGAAATTGTGCTGGAATTGCTAAAACCTGACCCCTCTGTTATGCATGTGGAAGACAATAAGGGAAACACAGCATTGCATGTTGCAATAAAGAAAGGGCGTGCTCAGGTactttctcatttttctttatctctCACCCTTTCTTATTGAGTTAGTTACATGTCTCAGAGACTACAGCGATGCAGGATGTGTTCCTTGATGAAGTCTGTTTCATCATAAGCATCCTGTAGTGAGACATATATTGTTGATGCATGAACTCTGGTGATCACTACAACTTAGGGTCTCTATAGATAACATAAAAACTTTAGGTAGATTTGTTATGATTATGGCTCTAGTCGCACAGTAACTGTTGACCATCATATCCTTGATAAGGTTTATCCTCTCACTTTCTGTTAAATCCAAACAACTTTCAGAAACGATGAAATGCATTATatgtgacttttatttttttatgttcaacaCTCCATTTCTCAAACAGTGTTGGAAATGATTTGCATAAATGATGACAAAAATTGATCGTTTGGCAATATGTTATGGAGTTGGCCATTAATTGCATtttctgtttttgaaatatGGATTTTCAATGAAAACCTCAGGTATTTATTGTATAATACACAGAATGGATTTTAAGGAGAAACCTTGTAATATCTTATATCCCTGTCGAAAGAAGTGATTTCTTCTGCTTGAGACATTTTGGAAAGTTGACTGATTGAGGAATGAAAACAATGTCAAAGGAGACTCTTACTGTAAATAACTTCAACAGATAATTGTGGTGGGGAGTATCTTGGGGCTatgatttgacaaaaattaaactatttataatggCATTATTGGATCTTGTGTTGTAACCAGATAACATCATGTTTTCTTCACTTGCCTCTgagttcttgttttttctttttcatctattcaaaagaatttatatttgtttggcaacATTCATTGAGATTCATCATTTAATTGCAGAACGTACGTTGTCTGTTATCAGTCGAGGGTGTTAACATCAATGCTATTAACAAAGCTGGAGAGACCCCACTAGACATTGCAGAAAAACTTGGGGTTCAAGACCTTGTATACATGTTGAAGGAAGCAGGGGCTAACAATTCCAAAGACTGTGGAAAGCCCCCTAGTTCAGCAAAGCAACTAAAGCAGACTGTCAGTGCCATAAAACATGATGTCCAGTCCCAGCTCCAACAGACCCGTCAAACTGGCTTCAAGGTGCAGAAAATTGCCAAGAAGCTGAAGAAGCTACACATTAGTGGCCTCAACAATGCTATAAATAATGCAACTATTGTTGCGGTTCTCATTGCTACAGTTGCTTTTGCAGCCATTTTCACTGTGCCTGGCCAGTATGTTGAGAAGAAAACTGATGGGGCAGCAATTGGGCAAGCCCATGTAGCAAAAAATCCTGCTTTCTTAGTCTTCATCATATTTGACAGCCTGGCATTATTCATCTCTCTGGCTGTCGTTGTAGTCCAAACGTCTGTTGTTGTGATTGAACAAAAGGGAAAGAAGCAGCTTGTGTTTATTATTAACAAACTCATGTGGCTCGCTTGCCTCTTCATTTCAGCGGCCTTTATTTCTCTTACTTATGTGGTGGTGGGTAAGAAATTCAGGTGGCTTGCTATCTATGCAACAGTCCTTGGTGGCATAATCATGCTCGCTACAATTGGCTCCATGTGCTATTTTGTCATTTTACATAGGATGGAGGAGTCAACTTTAAGGAATATAAGGAGAGAAAGTCGGTCCCGTTCTTATTCTATGTCTGCGGCATCAGATCAAGAGATTTTGAACAGTGAATGTAAGAGGATGTATGCACTCTAAAGACATTAGAATATGGAGAGCTGAAACCAGGACTCTATGACTATTATCTCACTCTATATATGAAATTGCTACGCTCACTCTCTGGTGGTTATAGAATTTGATGTCAGAAGTGGAGCTAAGGTGTTGATTTACTAAATAATGCTTTGAGATGAACATGACACTCAGCAATCGAGAGGAAGCCACTCATCTTCTCATTCTGGCTGTACATGGACCTCTGAGAAAGCTTCCTCAACACGATTTTGGTTTCCTTGTGCAGGTTTCTTTGTGGTTTCCTATTGGATGAGCTCAGATCTGGTGTGAATCTGAGTTTGATGGTTTCTTACAGATTCGATTGAAGCTCAAAGCAGGTATGAAGATGCCAATGACTGATGCTGTACAAGGGTCTGCTTGAATTTTATGCGTAGTATGTAGAAAATGTAGTAATAACAGGATCCATCTAATTAATGGAGAAAAGCTTTACATCCCTGTTTTGATTGTATTCAGTTTAGATGGAAAATTTCTCTTGCGTAAATTTAGTCTACCAAGTAAACTGAAAAGGTTCGACAATGGAAGGATTTACAAACTCCAGCTATTAAATGCTAGAGCATTCATGCTCATTTAGCTCCTAGCTCTTAATCTGCTGCGACAGGTGAAAACAGAACTCCAAATAGTTCCAAGCTTACAAAACGGGCATTTGGAAAATTGCAACATTGTTACTGCAATCTTCAGAAAAACTAATATAGT
This window contains:
- the LOC133672467 gene encoding ankyrin repeat-containing protein At5g02620-like; the protein is MKKQSSFNGRIMERQRSFSGITDKKKVFEKQVSFHGIPDKQKVMEKHPSFLGVAENGSASHRVMEKLPSFQGVAENGSASHRVMEKLPSFQGVAENGSASHRVIEKHPSFRGVEKGFRGFLDKQKSFRVVMERQLSFIGGGERKKTKDSPGKRGDSQIHLAARTGNLSRVREILQNSDGIDLKVLLAMQNHEGETPLYAAAENGHAEVVAEMLESMDLETASIAARNGYDPFHVAAKQGHLDVLRKLLGVFPNLAMTTDSSCTTALHTAATQGHIDVVNLLLETDANLVKIARNNGKTVLHSAARMGHLEVVRSLLIKDSSTGFRTDKKGQTALHMAVKGQNEEIVLELLKPDPSVMHVEDNKGNTALHVAIKKGRAQNVRCLLSVEGVNINAINKAGETPLDIAEKLGVQDLVYMLKEAGANNSKDCGKPPSSAKQLKQTVSAIKHDVQSQLQQTRQTGFKVQKIAKKLKKLHISGLNNAINNATIVAVLIATVAFAAIFTVPGQYVEKKTDGAAIGQAHVAKNPAFLVFIIFDSLALFISLAVVVVQTSVVVIEQKGKKQLVFIINKLMWLACLFISAAFISLTYVVVGKKFRWLAIYATVLGGIIMLATIGSMCYFVILHRMEESTLRNIRRESRSRSYSMSAASDQEILNSECKRMYAL